In the genome of Alphaproteobacteria bacterium, one region contains:
- a CDS encoding acetoin dehydrogenase dihydrolipoyllysine-residue acetyltransferase subunit, producing the protein MSEAIQAVVMPKWGLAMQEGTLTDWHVAEGDSIAPGKEICDIETSKIANALEATISGTVKRLVAKPGETLPVGALMAVVVNGAASDADIDAFVKKFEDEFAELMAAAEAAAPKAQSAEIDGRKINYLQVGQDGPAVVFIHGFGGDLNNWMFNQPVLASNHRTFALDLPGHGASSKSVGDGSFQMLVDTVAKFLDVIDVDKAHLVGHSLGGAIAIAVAAAAPGKVASLTLVSPAGLGGEINMDYINGFIGAQRRNDMKPVLQMLFGVPELVTRDMVNEVLKFKRLDGVEGALKTISGAVFAGGKQAAQLRDQLAGLAVPVRIIWGELDRILPPGHGDGLAGNVKVTKVGKVGHMAHMEVAADVNKMVEEATA; encoded by the coding sequence ATGAGCGAAGCGATTCAAGCCGTGGTGATGCCGAAATGGGGCCTCGCCATGCAGGAAGGCACCCTGACCGACTGGCACGTTGCCGAAGGCGACAGCATCGCGCCGGGCAAGGAAATCTGCGACATCGAGACGTCGAAGATCGCCAACGCGCTGGAGGCGACGATCAGCGGCACCGTCAAGCGCCTGGTGGCCAAGCCCGGCGAGACGCTGCCGGTGGGCGCGCTGATGGCGGTGGTGGTCAACGGCGCGGCGTCGGACGCCGACATCGACGCCTTCGTCAAGAAGTTCGAGGACGAGTTCGCCGAGCTGATGGCGGCGGCCGAAGCGGCCGCGCCGAAGGCGCAGAGCGCCGAGATCGACGGCCGCAAGATCAACTACCTGCAGGTGGGCCAGGACGGTCCGGCCGTGGTGTTCATCCACGGCTTCGGCGGCGACCTGAACAACTGGATGTTCAACCAGCCGGTGCTGGCCTCCAATCACCGCACCTTCGCGCTCGACCTGCCCGGCCACGGCGCCTCGTCGAAGAGCGTCGGCGACGGTTCGTTCCAGATGCTGGTCGACACGGTCGCCAAGTTCCTCGACGTGATCGACGTCGACAAGGCGCATCTGGTCGGCCACTCGCTCGGCGGCGCGATCGCGATCGCGGTCGCCGCGGCGGCGCCCGGCAAGGTCGCCTCGCTGACCCTGGTCAGCCCGGCCGGCCTCGGCGGCGAGATCAACATGGACTACATCAACGGCTTCATCGGCGCGCAGCGGCGCAACGACATGAAGCCGGTGTTGCAGATGCTGTTCGGCGTGCCCGAGCTGGTGACCCGCGACATGGTCAACGAGGTGCTGAAGTTCAAGCGTCTCGACGGGGTCGAGGGCGCGCTGAAGACGATCAGCGGCGCGGTGTTCGCCGGCGGCAAGCAGGCCGCGCAGCTGCGCGACCAACTGGCCGGACTGGCAGTGCCGGTGCGCATCATCTGGGGCGAGCTGGACCGGATCCTGCCGCCCGGCCACGGCGACGGCCTCGCCGGCAACGTCAAGGTGACCAAGGTCGGCAAGGTCGGCCACATGGCCCACATGGAGGTTGCCGCCGACGTCAACAAGATGGTCGAGGAAGCCACCGCCTGA
- a CDS encoding alpha-ketoacid dehydrogenase subunit beta → MARKLSFRGAINEALRQEMERDKTVVIMGEDIAGGTEAPGEQDAWGGPLGVTKGLQPIFGPTRVLDTPISESAFVGAAIGAATSGLRPVAELMFVDFMGVCFDQIFNQAAKFRYMFGGKAETPVVIRCMIGAGFRAAAQHSQCLYPLFTHIPGLKCVVPSSPYEAKGLLTAAIRDNDPVMFFEHKLLYDIEEDVPEDPYTIPMGEANLVREGDDVTIVTLGRMVGLSKDAADALSKDGIECDVIDLRTTSPIDMDTVLESVENTGRLVVVDEAHPRCNIATDVSAVVAQEAFGALKAPIRMVTAPHAPVPFSPALEDIYIPSADKIAAAVRAVHGHA, encoded by the coding sequence ATGGCTCGCAAGCTCTCATTCCGTGGCGCCATCAACGAGGCGCTGCGGCAGGAAATGGAACGCGACAAGACCGTCGTGATCATGGGCGAGGACATCGCCGGCGGCACCGAGGCCCCCGGCGAGCAGGACGCGTGGGGCGGCCCGCTCGGCGTGACCAAGGGGTTGCAGCCGATCTTCGGCCCGACCCGGGTGCTGGACACGCCGATCTCGGAAAGCGCCTTCGTCGGCGCCGCGATCGGCGCGGCCACCTCCGGCCTCAGGCCGGTGGCCGAGCTGATGTTCGTCGACTTCATGGGGGTCTGCTTCGACCAGATCTTCAACCAGGCGGCCAAGTTCCGCTACATGTTCGGCGGCAAGGCCGAGACGCCGGTGGTGATCCGCTGCATGATCGGCGCCGGCTTCCGGGCGGCGGCACAGCATTCGCAGTGCCTGTACCCGCTGTTCACCCACATCCCCGGCCTGAAGTGCGTCGTGCCGTCGTCGCCCTATGAGGCCAAGGGCCTGCTGACGGCAGCGATCCGCGACAACGACCCGGTGATGTTCTTCGAGCACAAGCTGCTCTACGACATCGAGGAGGACGTGCCGGAGGATCCGTACACGATCCCGATGGGCGAGGCGAACCTGGTCCGCGAGGGCGACGACGTCACCATCGTCACCCTGGGCCGCATGGTCGGCCTGTCGAAGGACGCCGCAGACGCGCTGTCGAAGGACGGCATCGAGTGCGACGTGATCGACCTGCGCACCACCTCGCCGATCGACATGGATACGGTGCTGGAGAGCGTCGAGAACACCGGCCGGTTGGTGGTGGTGGACGAGGCGCACCCGCGCTGCAACATCGCCACCGACGTTTCGGCGGTGGTGGCGCAGGAGGCGTTCGGCGCGCTGAAGGCGCCGATCAGGATGGTGACGGCGCCCCATGCGCCGGTGCCATTCTCGCCCGCGCTGGAGGACATCTACATTCCCTCCGCCGACAAGATCGCCGCAGCCGTGCGCGCAGTCCACGGCCACGCCTGA